A window of Rhododendron vialii isolate Sample 1 chromosome 11a, ASM3025357v1 contains these coding sequences:
- the LOC131308050 gene encoding probable amidase At4g34880 isoform X1 translates to MVTIEEATISEIQQAFAENKLTSRQLVDFYLTRIEGLNPVLRGVVEVNPDARDLADEADRERASNRGRLGELHGIPVLLKDTIGTKDKLNTTAGSHALLGSAVGRDAGVVERLRKAGAVVLGKASMSEWYRIRSLDGVPNGWCARTGQGVNPYVPSQTPCGSSSGSAISVAANMVAVSLGTETHSSIICPSDHNSVVGLKPTVGLTSRAGVIPCAPRWDTIGPIGRTVADAVCVLDVIAGFDPRDDEATREVCKFIPDGGYKQFLNQEGLKGKRLGVVRSPFVDNLHDSLTAKTFEDHLNSLRERGAIVVDNLHIANIDKILNPAHSGELMVMVADFKTSINAYLKELINSPVRSLSDIIAFNENNPELEKLAEYGQQTFIEAEGTSGIGEKEREALEMMEKLSKEGFEKIMKENELDAMVTPGSRASPIFAIGGYPAITVPAGYDTDGMPFGICFGGLRGTEPKLIEIAYGFEKATNVRRPPFSMLSEFVKKVSL, encoded by the exons ATGGTCACGATCGAAGAAGCGACCATCAGCGAAATTCAGCAGGCATTCGCCGAGAACAAGCTCACATCGAGACAGCTCGTTGACTTCTACCTGACTCGAATCGAGGGGCTCAATCCGGTGCTTCGCGGCGTAGTGGAGGTGAATCCGGACGCGCGGGATCTGGCGGATGAGGCAGACCGGGAGAGGGCGAGCAATCGGGGCCGTCTGGGAGAGCTGCACGGGATTCCGGTGCTGCTCAAGGACACCATAGGTACCAAGGACAAGCTGAACACGACGGCTGGGTCCCACGCTTTGCTGGGGTCGGCGGTGGGTAGGGATGCAGGGGTTGTGGAGAGGCTCAGAAAGGCTGGGGCGGTGGTGCTGGGGAAGGCTAGTATGAGCGAGTGGTACCGGATTCGTTCTCTCGACGGTGTTCCCAACGGTTGGTGTGCCAGAACCGGACAAGGAGTg AATCCTTATGTACCATCACAGACCCCTTGTGGGTCAAGCAGTGGATCTGCAATATCAGTAGCTGCTAACATGGTAGCAGTCTCATTAGGGACCGAGACCCACAGCTCCATTATTTGCCCATCTGATCACAACTCCGTTGTTGGACTCAAACCAACCGTTGGGCTTACCAGTCGAGCTGGAGTTATTCCGTGTGCGCCCCGTTGGGACACTATTGG GCCCATTGGTAGGACCGTAGCAGACGCTGTTTGTGTGCTTGATGTGATAGCAGGATTTGATCCAAGGGATGACGAAGCAACAAGAGAAGTATGTAAGTTCATTCCTGACGGTGGTTATAAACAGTTTCTCAATCAGGAAGGACTTAAAGGAAAGAGATTGGGTGTTGTCAGAAGTCCATTTGTTGATAACCTTCATGATTCACTCACAGCTAAAACTTTTGAGGATCATCTCAATTCATTGAG AGAAAGAGGTGCAATTGTAGTGGACAATCTGCACATCGCAAACATTGACAAAATTCTGAATCCCGCCCATAGTGGGGAACTAATGGTGATGGTAGCTGATTTCAAGACATCCATAAATGCTTACTTGAAAGAGCTGATCAATTCTCCAGTGAGGTCACTATCAGACATTATTGCCTTCAACGAGAACAACCCTGAACTG GAAAAGCTTGCGGAGTATGGTCAGCAAACTTTCATTGAAGCAGAAGGGACAAGTGGGATtggggagaaagagagggaggcgTTGGAGATGATGGAAAAACTTTCGAAAGAGGggtttgaaaaaataatgaaagAGAATGAGTTAGATGCAATGGTGACACCTGGTTCACGTGCTTCCCCAATCTTCGCAATTGGAGGGTACCCTGCGATAACTGTTCCAGCTGGGTATGATACTGATGGGATGCCATTTGGCATCTGCTTTGGAGGGTTGAGAGGCACGGAACCAAAGCTGATTGAAATTGCTTATGGCTTTGAAAAAGCTACCAATGTTCGAAGGCCTCCTTTCTCCATGTTGTCGGAATTTGTCAAGAAAGTATCTCTCTAA
- the LOC131308050 gene encoding probable amidase At4g34880 isoform X2, whose amino-acid sequence MSEWYRIRSLDGVPNGWCARTGQGVNPYVPSQTPCGSSSGSAISVAANMVAVSLGTETHSSIICPSDHNSVVGLKPTVGLTSRAGVIPCAPRWDTIGTVADAVCVLDVIAGFDPRDDEATREVCKFIPDGGYKQFLNQEGLKGKRLGVVRSPFVDNLHDSLTAKTFEDHLNSLRERGAIVVDNLHIANIDKILNPAHSGELMVMVADFKTSINAYLKELINSPVRSLSDIIAFNENNPELEKLAEYGQQTFIEAEGTSGIGEKEREALEMMEKLSKEGFEKIMKENELDAMVTPGSRASPIFAIGGYPAITVPAGYDTDGMPFGICFGGLRGTEPKLIEIAYGFEKATNVRRPPFSMLSEFVKKVSL is encoded by the exons ATGAGCGAGTGGTACCGGATTCGTTCTCTCGACGGTGTTCCCAACGGTTGGTGTGCCAGAACCGGACAAGGAGTg AATCCTTATGTACCATCACAGACCCCTTGTGGGTCAAGCAGTGGATCTGCAATATCAGTAGCTGCTAACATGGTAGCAGTCTCATTAGGGACCGAGACCCACAGCTCCATTATTTGCCCATCTGATCACAACTCCGTTGTTGGACTCAAACCAACCGTTGGGCTTACCAGTCGAGCTGGAGTTATTCCGTGTGCGCCCCGTTGGGACACTATTGG GACCGTAGCAGACGCTGTTTGTGTGCTTGATGTGATAGCAGGATTTGATCCAAGGGATGACGAAGCAACAAGAGAAGTATGTAAGTTCATTCCTGACGGTGGTTATAAACAGTTTCTCAATCAGGAAGGACTTAAAGGAAAGAGATTGGGTGTTGTCAGAAGTCCATTTGTTGATAACCTTCATGATTCACTCACAGCTAAAACTTTTGAGGATCATCTCAATTCATTGAG AGAAAGAGGTGCAATTGTAGTGGACAATCTGCACATCGCAAACATTGACAAAATTCTGAATCCCGCCCATAGTGGGGAACTAATGGTGATGGTAGCTGATTTCAAGACATCCATAAATGCTTACTTGAAAGAGCTGATCAATTCTCCAGTGAGGTCACTATCAGACATTATTGCCTTCAACGAGAACAACCCTGAACTG GAAAAGCTTGCGGAGTATGGTCAGCAAACTTTCATTGAAGCAGAAGGGACAAGTGGGATtggggagaaagagagggaggcgTTGGAGATGATGGAAAAACTTTCGAAAGAGGggtttgaaaaaataatgaaagAGAATGAGTTAGATGCAATGGTGACACCTGGTTCACGTGCTTCCCCAATCTTCGCAATTGGAGGGTACCCTGCGATAACTGTTCCAGCTGGGTATGATACTGATGGGATGCCATTTGGCATCTGCTTTGGAGGGTTGAGAGGCACGGAACCAAAGCTGATTGAAATTGCTTATGGCTTTGAAAAAGCTACCAATGTTCGAAGGCCTCCTTTCTCCATGTTGTCGGAATTTGTCAAGAAAGTATCTCTCTAA
- the LOC131308051 gene encoding dirigent protein 23-like: MTRIALIVFLIISLVVTIPWIQSLEDGPDQVNWAKRLDGEKGVVTNLQFYFHDTVSGPNPTAVRVAEASDTNNSLTLFGSLMMVDDPLTEGPDPSSKLVGRAQGLYGSAAQSDFGLIMALNYGFIDGIYNGSSISILGLNQAMHLVREMAIVGGTGLFRMARGYAIAKTYWMNPLTGNAIVGYNVTVVT; encoded by the coding sequence atgacaagAATAGCACTGATTGTATTTCTGATAATCAGTCTCGTGGTAACAATTCCATGGATTCAGAGCCTTGAAGATGGGCCTGACCAAGTGAATTGGGCCAAGAGACTTGATGGAGAAAAGGGGGTTGTGACCAACCTCCAATTCTATTTCCACGACACGGTCAGTGGGCCGAATCCAACTGCAGTTAGGGTAGCCGAAGCTTCGGACACCAACAATTCACTGACCCTATTCGGTTCTCTGATGATGGTGGATGACCCGTTAACAGAGGGCCCGGATCCATCATCCAAGCTCGTGGGCCGAGCCCAGGGACTCTACGGCTCAGCCGCTCAGTCGGACTTTGGTTTAATCATGGCTCTGAACTATGGGTTCATAGATGGGATATACAATGGCAGCTCTATTAGCATTCTGGGCCTTAACCAGGCAATGCATCTGGTCCGCGAAATGGCCATAGTCGGAGGTACTGGGCTTTTTCGTATGGCCCGTGGATATGCCATTGCCAAAACCTATTGGATGAATCCTTTAACTGGAAATGCTATTGTAGGATACAATGTCACAGTTGTTACTTAG
- the LOC131308052 gene encoding dirigent protein 22-like, giving the protein MMEKLAAIGIVVVLVLFSPMAMAIAEGPKEVEEWFHKFDDTTSVTHQKVTKLHFYFHDLRGLTTAVVAQSNTTAASPTFFGLFYAMDNPLTVGPSQASKVIGRAQGLYGSTSREKFSLTLAMNLVFTNGPYNGSSLTVLGYNPVMQPKREMPVVGGAGVFRMARGVALLKTYFFDAPRGNATIEYNVIVHHY; this is encoded by the coding sequence ATGATGGAGAAGCTAGCAGCTATAGGCATAGTAGTTGTGCTGGTGCTTTTTTCCCCAATGGCAATGGCAATTGCCGAGGGTCCCAAAGAAGTGGAGGAATGGTTCCATAAGTTCGACGACACTACTAGTGTTACACACCAAAAAGTGACCAAACTTCACTTCTACTTCCACGACTTAAGGGGCTTGACCACAGCGGTGGTGGCCCAGTCCAACACCACCGCAGCATCACCCACCTTTTTCGGTTTGTTCTATGCAATGGACAATCCCTTAACTGTGGGCCCATCACAGGCTTCCAAGGTGATCGGTCGAGCCCAGGGCCTGTACGGCTCGACCTCAAGGGAGAAATTTAGCCTCACTTTGGCCATGAACTTGGTCTTCACTAATGGGCCTTACAATGGTAGCAGTCTTACTGTTCTAGGCTACAACCCAGTCATGCAGCCCAAACGAGAAATGCCTGTCGTCGGAGGGGCCGGTGTTTTCCGGATGGCTCGTGGCGTTGCTCTGTTGAAAACCTACTTTTTTGATGCTCCCCGAGGGAATGCAACCATCGAGTACAATGTGATAGTTCACCATTATTAA